The following is a genomic window from Flavobacterium sp..
CAAGATGACCAAGTGAAAACCATTAGAATGGTTAAAAAAGAGTAAGGTAGTAACACAAGTACTGCATAAATCAGTACAAGTGAAACCAACTTATAAACAAGAGGAGGCTGTCGTAAGACAGCCTCTTTTTTTTGGTTAAAATATATATGTATTAGGTTAAAAAAAAATTATTAACACGAAAACGTTTTCGTATTTTTTTTTTTTTTTTTTTTTTTAATTTTAAAAAAAATTAATTTATTATGAAAAATTTTAAAATTATTCTCTTTTTTATTTTATTCTTTGGTAAATTATCCATTAATAATATTTATGCCCAAAATATTTATAATTTAGAGCCTATTCAAGTAGTGGGTCAAATGAATGGTTATAATACTGCCCCAATTTTCAATACTGAATATAGAAAATTATCTACCAATTCTTTTAACCCTGTTGATGGTAGAGGGCAGTGGAAAAGGACTTTCTCCGTTTTTCAGAATGGTGGAAATTTTATTAATTTGAATATGAATGGAGGCGCTGGTAATGGTTTTCTTTTTATATCAGGTCCTTCAAATAATCGATGGCAAAATAAATGGGTTTTTTCTAGTATTGCTCAAGGAACCATAAATCAAGTTAATAATATAACTGCTTATAATTATGGTAATGATATGGGACTTAATTTGAGTCAACAAGGTTATTATACTTTTGTTTTTAATGACTGTGGATATACAAGTTTAAATTCTAAGTATTTTGTGAGTTTTACAACAGAATATCCCATATCTGTTTCAAATAATGGTCAGATAGTTACTGGAAATTATTGTGTTGTAGATATTAAATCAAATAAATCTCCATCTATAGAGGAAAAAATTTATGTAAGGTACAGAATTGGAGTTAATGATTTTACTTCTCAAACTCAGATTATTCAAGCTTCTGGAAATGATATTAATTGGATTGCTAATATTCCATTTCAAGATTGTAGTCAGCCAATTTATTATTATGTATTTACTAGTACAAGAACGTTATCGCAACTTATAAATGATACTGAAATTAATAAATCTTTATCCGTAATTAATTTTGATGATAACTCTGGTTCTAATTATCAATTTTCTCCGCAACCCAATTATTTTTATTCAGATGCTGATGATGATGGTTATGGATTTGGCTTACCTATCGCCTTGTGTGAGGTAATTGCGCCAGCAGGTTATTCTACAAATAATATCGATTGTAATGATGCAGATGAAACTGTATGGCAGTCAGGATTATTATATGTAGATACAGATGGAGACGGCTATGATAATGGTTCCATATCAGTTTGTTATGGAGCTAATACACCATTAGGATATGCAACAACAACAAACGGTACAGACTGTAACGATTCTAATTCAAACATTCATATAGCCGTAATGTATTATGTAGATGCTGATGGTGACGGATATGGTTCAACAGTAACAGCAATGTTATGTGAATCAACACCTCCATCAGGTTATGCATCGAACAATACAGATTGTGATGATACCAACGTAGATATCCACACAGCTATTACTTATTATGTAGATGCAGATGGAGATGGTTTTGGTTCTACAACTACTGCTTTATTATGTGAAACAACTGCACCAGCAGGTTATGCTACAAATAACACTGATTGTGATGACAAAGATGAATTCGTTTGGCGTACAGGCAGTTTCTATGTTGATGCAGATGCAGATACATACGGAGCAGGTCAAGTTGTTTCATTATGTTATGGAGCTACTACACCAGCAGGTTATGCTACAACAACTAATGGTTCAGATTGTAACGATAACAATGTAAACATCCACACAGCAATCACATATTATGTAGATGCTGATCAAGATGGTTACGGTTCAACTACAACGGCTTCATTATGTTCGTTGACAGCGCCAGAAGGTTATGCAACAAACAATACAGATTGTGATGATACCAATGCACAAATTTGGAGAAGCGCTACATTCTATGTAGATGCAGATTCAGATGGCTATGATAGTGGATCAGCTACAGTTTGTTACGGAGCTAATACACCAGCAGGTTATGCTACAACAACTAATGGTTCAGATTGTAATGATGCAAATGCTCAAGTATGGCGTACAGGCAGTTTCTATGTAGACACTGACGGTGATACATACGGAGCAGGTGATGCAGTTTCATTATGTTATGGAGCAAGCACACCATCAGGATATGCAGTTGTAGCAGGAGATTGTAACGATGCTAATGCATTGGTTAATCCAGGAGCTACAGAGATTTGTGGTAACTCAATTGATGACAACTGTAATGGACAAACAGATGAGGGATGTGGAACACAAGTTCAATCTTCACAATGTGGAGTTGCTGTTGCTTCATTCAGTACAAATGTTTTAGCTGATTTAGTTACTGGTGCTACTCAATATAGATTTGAAGTTAGTAGAGGAGCTACTGTATATGAATATACAAATACTTCATCTAATTTCTTTAGATTTAGTTACTTAACTTCTTTAGGATTTGTAAATACTTATGCTACGACTTATTCAGTTCGTGTAAAATATTTTAAATCAGGAGTTTGGAGTGATTATGGTAATTCATGTAATGTTATCACACCTGATGTTCCTTTGACTAAGGTACAAACTTCTCAGTGTGGTATCACATTAGCATCTTTATCAACACAATTAACAGCAGACGCTATATCAGGTGCTCAAGCATATAGATTTGAGGTTACCAATGGTTCAAACGTAAGAACATTTACCACAGTAAATGGATCTACACGTACTTTCCGTTTAACTGATTTAACAGGAGGTCCTACTTACGCAACAACCTATGCTGTAAGAGTAGCTGTTATGTATAATGATGTTTGGACATCTTATGGTACATCATGTAACGTTACTACGCCTGCTTTACCATTAACTAGCGTTCAAGTATCACAATGTGGTGTTACATTAAGTGCTTTCGATACTCCTATTTATGCTACATCAGTAATAGGTGTAACAGGATATAAATTTGAAGTAACTAATGGTGCAACAGTAAGAACTTATACAGCATTGGATGGATTGAATTATTTTAACTTAACACAGTTGACAGGAGTAATAACTTATTCAACGGTATATAGTATAAAAGTATCTGTCCTTAATAATGGTGAATGGAGTGCGTATGGAAGTTCATGTAATGTTACTACGCCAGACCCTTTAACTAAAATTGCAGCCGTTCATTGTGGAACAACAGCTGCATCTTCAACTACTCGTTTTTCGGTAGATGCGATATCAGGTAATCCTACGATTTCAGCTTATCGTTTCCAAGTAATAAGAGGATCAGAAGTTAGAGAGTTTACTACAGCGAATGCAACACAAAACTATTTCCGTTTTTCTGATTTAGGCGTAAGTCCTTATGGAACTTCATATTTAGTTAAAGTTGCGGTATTACATAATGGAGTATGGAGAGCATATGGTGCAGGTTGTACATTGACTACACCAGCTTTACCAGCTACAAAAGTACAAGCATCTCAATGTGGTACAACTTTATCTAGTTACGGTAATACAATTTTTGCAGATGCAATATCTAACGTTAGTAGATATCGTTTTGAGATTACCAATACAGTAACAGGAGCTATAAGAGTAATTACTACAGCAAATGGTACCGTAAGATCATTCAAATTAACAGATATGTCAGGTGGAGCTAATTTTGGCACTACTTATGCTGTTCGTGTAGCAGTAGAAAACAATGGTAATTTTGGACCTTATGGAGTTTCTTGTAATTTAACTACACCTGCCTTACCATTGAGTAAAGTTCAGTCTTCACAATGTGGTATTGTAGGAATTAGTTTTGGGACAAAAGTTTATGCTGATATAGTAGCAGGAGTTACTAAGTATAAATTTGAGGTAACACGTGGTAGTGAAGTTGGATATTATGAGACAACATCTACGACAGATAACTTCTTCCAATTGGCTAATGTTTCAGGAATTACACGTAAATATGCTACAGCTTATACAGTAAGAGTGGCTGTTATGAATAATGGTTTATGGAGTGCTTATGGCACATCGTGTAATGTGACTACTTCATCTTTACCATTAAGTAAAGTTCAGTCATCACAATGTGGAGCAACATTGGCAGGAGGTGTAAATACAACTATTTTTGCTGATGCAGTATCAGGAGTAGAGGCTTATCGTTTTGAAGTAGCCAATGCCAATGCATCAAATCCGTTGTATTTTACCACATCTTCGGGATCAATAAATTCATTTAAATTAAGAGATGTTGTTGGCTTCACTGGAGTTGCAGGATCATCTTATAGAGTAAAAGTGGCATTATTGAATAATGGAGTTTGGAGTTCTTATGGATCAGTATGTAACGTAACGTTACCAGGTACAGCACCAAATACAAGAGAAATAGAGGAGGAACTTCCAACCAATACTACCATCTTTGCAGTGAAAGGGTATCCAAATCCATACAATGCGTATTTCACATTATCGTTAGATACACCGAGCGATGCGATGGTATATGTAAGAGTATTTGATATGACAGGCAAACTAATCGAAGATAGAGAAGTTGCACCGTCATCGTTAGAGAGCTTACAACTAGGCGCAGAATGGGCATCAGGAGTTTACAATGTAATTGTAGCCCAAGATGACCAAGTGAAAACCATTAGAATGGTTAAAAAAGAGTAAGGTAGTAACACAAGTACTGCATAAATCAGTACAAGTGAAACCAACTTATAAACAAGAGGAGGCTGTCGTAAGACAGCCTTTTTTTTTGGGTTATAACTTGGCTTAATTATTTATTTTACAATAACAATCTTAAATCTAAAAAGATTGGATATTTTTACATAATGAAAAATATGTCTTACTTGTAAAAATTTTAAAATAGTTGTTATTAAATAAAAAATTTATCTTATGAAATTAATTAAATATTCATTTTTTATATTATTATTTTCTTTTATGTCAGTAAGAGCTCAAAATAATTTATTTTCATTCACTCAAAGCGGATTAACTAAATTTATTATTCAAGAGTTTAAAGACGTAAAACAGAAAGAATTGTATGAAAAAACCATGAGTTGGTTAAATCTAAATAAACAAAAGAGTAAAATTCAGCTAAACGATACAAAAAAAAACGAATTCATTTGCTTTGAAGAAGTGAAATCAAGAATTTTATGTGATAAGTATTTGGAAGATTTGAATTGTTATGATATCAGATCCACCATTCTAATTTCTTTCAATAATAATAGCTATAAGTTCGAGGTAGTTAAAATGGAAATACTAATACAAACAAATACGGAAAGAAAATGGATGGATTTTTCAATTGAAGCGGATCATCAAAATAAGTATTTTAAAAAAAATGGGATGATAAATGCTAGATATAAAATGTATCCTAGTACGATAGAAACTATTTTTAATTCATTTAATGAAAATTTGAAAAATTATATTGTTAATTCCCATTGAGTTTTCAATTTATAGTATGTTTACTTCAGTTGTAAGGAGTTTATAACGATAAAGAGTGTAAAAAATTGAAAAAATCAAAAAGAATTTAAAACAGGTTAATGATTTTTTTAAATAGAGAGTGTTAATTTTTTTCACAGAGCTGCATCGGTATTTTTTGAAATAGATTGCTTTTAAAAAGTTATACAGAGTCCGAAGCTTCGGAAGCTACGTTA
Proteins encoded in this region:
- a CDS encoding MopE-related protein — encoded protein: MKNFKIILFFILFFGKLSINNIYAQNIYNLEPIQVVGQMNGYNTAPIFNTEYRKLSTNSFNPVDGRGQWKRTFSVFQNGGNFINLNMNGGAGNGFLFISGPSNNRWQNKWVFSSIAQGTINQVNNITAYNYGNDMGLNLSQQGYYTFVFNDCGYTSLNSKYFVSFTTEYPISVSNNGQIVTGNYCVVDIKSNKSPSIEEKIYVRYRIGVNDFTSQTQIIQASGNDINWIANIPFQDCSQPIYYYVFTSTRTLSQLINDTEINKSLSVINFDDNSGSNYQFSPQPNYFYSDADDDGYGFGLPIALCEVIAPAGYSTNNIDCNDADETVWQSGLLYVDTDGDGYDNGSISVCYGANTPLGYATTTNGTDCNDSNSNIHIAVMYYVDADGDGYGSTVTAMLCESTPPSGYASNNTDCDDTNVDIHTAITYYVDADGDGFGSTTTALLCETTAPAGYATNNTDCDDKDEFVWRTGSFYVDADADTYGAGQVVSLCYGATTPAGYATTTNGSDCNDNNVNIHTAITYYVDADQDGYGSTTTASLCSLTAPEGYATNNTDCDDTNAQIWRSATFYVDADSDGYDSGSATVCYGANTPAGYATTTNGSDCNDANAQVWRTGSFYVDTDGDTYGAGDAVSLCYGASTPSGYAVVAGDCNDANALVNPGATEICGNSIDDNCNGQTDEGCGTQVQSSQCGVAVASFSTNVLADLVTGATQYRFEVSRGATVYEYTNTSSNFFRFSYLTSLGFVNTYATTYSVRVKYFKSGVWSDYGNSCNVITPDVPLTKVQTSQCGITLASLSTQLTADAISGAQAYRFEVTNGSNVRTFTTVNGSTRTFRLTDLTGGPTYATTYAVRVAVMYNDVWTSYGTSCNVTTPALPLTSVQVSQCGVTLSAFDTPIYATSVIGVTGYKFEVTNGATVRTYTALDGLNYFNLTQLTGVITYSTVYSIKVSVLNNGEWSAYGSSCNVTTPDPLTKIAAVHCGTTAASSTTRFSVDAISGNPTISAYRFQVIRGSEVREFTTANATQNYFRFSDLGVSPYGTSYLVKVAVLHNGVWRAYGAGCTLTTPALPATKVQASQCGTTLSSYGNTIFADAISNVSRYRFEITNTVTGAIRVITTANGTVRSFKLTDMSGGANFGTTYAVRVAVENNGNFGPYGVSCNLTTPALPLSKVQSSQCGIVGISFGTKVYADIVAGVTKYKFEVTRGSEVGYYETTSTTDNFFQLANVSGITRKYATAYTVRVAVMNNGLWSAYGTSCNVTTSSLPLSKVQSSQCGATLAGGVNTTIFADAVSGVEAYRFEVANANASNPLYFTTSSGSINSFKLRDVVGFTGVAGSSYRVKVALLNNGVWSSYGSVCNVTLPGTAPNTREIEEELPTNTTIFAVKGYPNPYNAYFTLSLDTPSDAMVYVRVFDMTGKLIEDREVAPSSLESLQLGAEWASGVYNVIVAQDDQVKTIRMVKKE